A single genomic interval of Pyrus communis chromosome 7, drPyrComm1.1, whole genome shotgun sequence harbors:
- the LOC137740630 gene encoding protein SLOW GREEN 1, chloroplastic-like: MNSSSTLASSSFSTSSSLFQYKLIPSKPTQPSLLRFDPPHSHNSHNVPALKVTASSAAHHHRPLLPGNTHNNPSPILQTLKHYAKTAILIGVTAAVFTTKSSTLLAIAEPPPTLTEEAPTQVTDNENNQSSLPLSDFLGSNSEAIGALKSLLQQKLENGEDDEALKILQRLVEAQPSNTEWKFMMERENERTRESLRFGLCKRALR; the protein is encoded by the coding sequence ATGAACTCCTCCTCCACTCTcgcttcctcctccttctctacATCCTCATCTCTCTTCCAATACAAACTCATTCCCAGTAAACCAACCCAACCTTCCCTTCTCCGTTTTGACCCTCCCCATTCCCACAATTCCCACAATGTCCCTGCCCTCAAAGTCACAGCCTCCTCCGCCGCCCACCACCACCGACCCCTCCTCCCAGGTAACACCCACAACAACCCAAGCCCGATTCTTCAAACTCTTAAACATTACGCCAAAACCGCCATTCTCATCGGAGTCACCGCCGCCGTGTTCACCACCAAATCATCGACTTTGCTCGCCATAGCCGAACCTCCGCCGACATTGACCGAAGAAGCGCCGACCCAGGTCACAGATAACGAGAACAACCAATCCTCATTGCCATTGTCCGACTTCCTGGGTTCGAATTCGGAAGCCATCGGTGCCCTGAAATCGCTTCTGCAGCAGAAGCTCGAAAATGGCGAGGACGACGAGGCGCTCAAGATCCTGCAGCGCTTGGTCGAGGCGCAGCCGTCCAATACCGAGTGGAAGTTCATGATGGAACGAGAGAACGAGAGAACGAGAGAGAGCCTGAGGTTCGGGTTATGCAAGAGAGCTCTGAGGTGA